The Gopherus flavomarginatus isolate rGopFla2 chromosome 4, rGopFla2.mat.asm, whole genome shotgun sequence genomic interval CCCCCTCTATTTACTACTTTCTGGGAACCAACTCCCAGAATTTTATAcaaattatattagaccagtaaaaaccagcaggctcttattaaaggggacaagacagagatgccacatttatcatgataacaatttgatttatgactaataacaatatcttaattcttatgcacacacacacattatacctaatacctatacacacacatacacacatatttacacacccacccacatttatcaggtgttctgcagctgctgcatagttaccagtcctgaagatagcttaagttcatggcttgattttgcagcttgggtttgtagcttgtggcggctaactggccaggaaagccgggtaCAAGgtcgagctggatctctgttgggcaggcactgatgtccttccatgttggcagcagaacgttacccagagtctctcatctcacccttcttttttataagcttttagtttggattcaaagtctataggtcttgctgtgtcacgctgcctctgggtttagattgatcacccatcaattgcaggcttgactttcagccttgaacctggctttgatcttccttctgttgttctgttgtccttttctttttagggtggatgcttcttactttgtttagggctgttgtctaggtcttcagccgttggtatttgaactttatctcatcaggacaggctggggctggaggttgattctgtcATTCaaacatacctcattcacacatctaaactaaactaataagattacagcagggtttgcaaaaatgaaggttggaggaagcttttacaaaatggagtgagtgttttaaaatgaggtttgaattacaatatggaacagaagttacagtgtaggcaaatgtagtgaatggtgaacagaagttacattaataaagtgaacaattaaaaactatttcatttatcagttctacaagaaAACACCCATATGTGCCCAACATTCGTCTGCTCTCATGCTCGGCCTTTCTGCTTCTACGCTGCTATTACCACAGaggcagcaaaataaaataggatAATATGGTTTATGGGGACAAAAGAGATAGCAAGAAAAACACAACCCTTCTACTACATAAAGAGGGAGTTCAGAGAGAAGACTTGGCCGAGACAATAGTCTCCAGTAGGTTGTATGGGGCTGTTATAATACCCTGGGTTGGTACCATCCTACCCAAATGGTCTCCTTTCTTGAGTAAGCCTTTCAAATATATACTCATGATCACTCATCGCTGTTTAACCAAGCAAGGAATATTGGGCAAATTCAGTCCTGATGTAGCTTCTgttacttcagtgggatttcacCAGAGAGTAAAGTGGGCCATTACGCAGTTTTTTCCTGTCCACCTAAATCAGTCCCTCCAGCTGAAGAGGAGCGAAGAGGCTGGAATCCACAGGAACAATCGGCCTGTGAACATATTTTCACCCAGCACGGTCCTAGCTCTCAACTCCCCTTCATTACGAACCACAGCTCACAATTTAGGCCCAGATTTACCTGCATCCCAGCCAAATCTGTTGTGTGTCTAGCTTTTGGGACTGAAAATTGAGGGCTTCATGGTCTCCAGTTGGAGCTATCTTCACAAGGTGGGAGGTGTCTTCTgttggaggcagggagggggatgcTCTTTGCACTGGAGAGCGGTGCCTCAGACTGAGGGGAGCTGCTGTATGTGAAGGAACCTTGGTGTCGTAATTTGGAGAGGGGGCTGCTCTTTCTAAGGGTTAGACTGGGTGCCTAGCAGCTTTCACCTTCATCTCTGCCCTCCCACACTCCTCCTGACACACCTACCATGCTATCTCCAGCAGTAGTGAGAGCAGGCTGCCATCACAGCCTCCCTTCCGAACTCACAGGGCCTGTGGGTGCTCCCTAGGTCATGTATATTTGGTTTGGGCCTTGCCCAGCTGAGAGGAATGGCAGCTGCAGTCTGGCTGAAACCAGAGCTTCTTGCCTGGGCTACGTACACCCATCCCTCGTTTTGCTGCAGGGTGGTTATTTTAAAGTAAGTGAACGCAGACTTCACTGGCAAATATCCCCCTTCCCCCAGACAGTACAGTACCTGCAACCTTGGCTTCCCAACCAGCAACCCAGCAGCCCTTCCACGTCTGAAGGTCATGAATGAAGGGCAAGCAGATGGGCATTTTCTGTTCACTGAACTCTATTGGTGAGTCGAGCAGGATCAAGGCGATGTTGTTGTCCCTGTTCATGCTATCGAAGTGCTCATGCAGAATCAGCCTGTCCAGCTTTTTCTTCTCTACTTGGTGGCTTTCCAAGTCAACTGCCCCAAACGCCACGTAAAGATCTGGTGGACTTAGTAACAAAATGGAGACAAAGCGTGAACAAGGGGAGCAAAGACATTCTGCAAAGGTGGGCAGGGGGGACACCCTCCTTCGGAGAGGGCGCTCAAAGCACTCTGCACATTGCAGGGCTGGGATAGCCAAAGAGGCCGTGGCAACCCATCTGCATTGCTAGCACTGGCAGCACTGCGAAACTGTTTTCACAAAAAGCTGGATTCTGCCTCCCTCACTCACAGGGAGTAGCACCTTATTCCAGGAGGAGCCAGACTGATTTCCTTGGGCGTACTTGTGGAGAAAGGGGGTAATTCACCCTTCTTCGAAAATGGGCCTAGTTTTGCTCAAAATGTTTCAGGCTCTGTCACTAGATGTGTATCATCTGGCACCTGTCACCATGGTATCACATGCCTCACAATCTGTAATagatttattctcacaacaccccggTGAGGACAGGACGTGTTGTCATCCCCACTACACAGATGGGTAAAGAAGGCACAGAGCGACTAAGGGGCGGGTCTTGTGCTCATTGACTGCAGTACAGCAGGACCAGGTATTTAGTGACTTACTCAAGGTCCCAGAGGAAGTTGTGGCAGAAAAGTGAAGTAAATCtcagtctcccaagtcccaggctagacctaaccattggaccatccGTTTTCCTGACCTGCTGTATGAACTTAGGCCAAGAGCACCCCCCTTTTAGTGCCTCTGTATccctcctaccctttgttttatCCATCTGGTTGGAGgtacttcagggcagggactatctctcactatctttgtgcagtgcctagcacactccTAATTTGTGTGTGGATATTTGCTCCTTTTCCACTGAAAAGGAACCATTTTTGAGTAAACACCATCGCTTTGGTTTTTGTTGGTGCAAGAGCAGGGCCATGTTTGATTTCTCACCAAAGGGCAAAGACACTTCCTTTGGGAAGGCCTCCTGATTTTTGTGCAAAGTTTTTGCCCAGCACTGCACATCACGCCCCTCATGTGGGAGCCAGGCAGGCTGCAGGAGGACAGCAGAGCTAATAGTGAAAACAGGGGGTTGGGAGTAAGGAGTTCTACAGGCAGCTTTGACACCGATTTCCTTTATGACCTCGGGCTACCTGTAAACTGAGAATGAGTtggcttgtaaagtgctttgagatccttggatggaagggaCTTTACAAGCACAAAGGGCTATTGAGGAGCACTGTTACCCCCTAACAGGGATGGTGATGGGATTTGAGGTGGGTGGAGCTAAAGCGTGCTAGCTTGTCCTATTGGCAAGAGTGCGGTAATGAAAAAAGCAGAGAGGTGCACGGGGCCGCCACTCAGCAGCATCGCTGGTATTTGAGGCAAGGGTATTTGGGTTTCTCCGAATCCCACCCTGGTGATctttttctcctccctttttGGATAAGGTGAGAAGCACCAAGaggcctgcctcttcctcctcccaggaGATAAGAGGCAGCTGGTTGAGGCAGACTCTTCATCCCCGGCCTCCAAAGTGGGGCTGGGAAATGTCTCCTCCCCAGACCAGATCAGAGGACGAGGGAGAGGATGGATTCTTCGCTCCCCTCCACTTCCTTTATATGGAACGTCTCTGACCCCTGAAACACCCCCTGCTGGCTGGTGTGCTCACCGCAATCTCCCTTGCttttgatggagggagggggtgtaaTTTACAccatcctattattattacctAGCTTGATACATTGCAGGAAAGAGGTGAATCTGGCCTAATAATAGTTGCCCTCTTAGAGCAGCCAGAAGAAGGCTGCTACACCCAGGGTAGCAAAGGCTTCGTGGTTGATTAAGATGAGGTCAGCATGGTCAGAGATGTGGTCTGGTTGTGCAGTGAGGCTCTTCTGCATCCCTACATCATGGAgctggagtagggtgaccagatgtcccgattttatacggacagtcccaatttttggatctttttcttatataggctcctattacctctcacccccgtcccgatttttcacatttgctgtctggtcaccctaagctggagggaggtgggggccggAGGTGTGGAAAGTTTCTATGTGGCATAAACTTATTTCCTTGTCTCTCCCTAGCTAATGTGGCTGACTCACTTTATTTGGCGTTGCCTCTACTCAACAGCTGCAATGAGAAGGATTCCctgcctccccctaccccccagtACTCACAGTTCATTTGTGAAACAATGTGCCGCGGATAAAATCCACCAGCTGCTTATAATCGACCCGCTGCAAAAATGCTTCTCTTTGGTCTGGATGCTCACTTGCCAGGGGAACTCACCGGACACAGCACCCTTGCCCCCTACGGTCTTTGACTCTTTCAGCATGGATGGTTTGTAAGAAGGTCTGAGCCcacattctaaaaaaaaaaggcagtgcagagtgtgtgtgtttgtgtgtgtgtgtgtgtgtggacacagGTCACTTCAAATCAGTCTGCAAAACAGATACAACCATCCACAGGACCCCATTCTATGTTCACACCACTTCTACGTTGTTGTCTCTCTCTTGGCCTCCGTGGAGTTTTTCCTGACTTACATCATGTAAGACGGCAATGAAGCCCAGGGTCTCTTTTCTGCAGTGATGCACCTAACTCAGAAGGGACAGAATCACTTTGGGTctttagagatgggcccaagaaACAACCCCAAAGTTACAAGCAGTAGGGAAGAGGATTTGTATCCTGGGGTTTGGTTCAGCCTTCATAAAGAGATGGGATATTTGCAAATTTTAAATCCAGGTTTACATTTTGAATGCCTGCAAAGTTAAAAGGTGTTTGGATCTGAAATTCTTGGGAGTCTTAGATGCCACGTGGGCAGAATGATGAGTACAACATTCACAGActaacagattttaaggccaaagaaGGGACTGCTACGATTATCCACTCTCATCTGCATAACACTGGACATATAATTTCACCAACGGAATCCTGCATCAAGCCTACGCTTGTGGCTGAGATAGATCATATCTCTTAGAAGTATACCTAGTCTTGATTTACAGATTCAAGTGATGGACACTCCACCACTCCCTCTGCAAGATGCTccgatggttaattactctcagttAAAAaagtgcaccttatttccagtcagatCTTGCCTAACTTCAGCTTTCATCCATTGGACCATTCTCCTTTGTTTGGGACCTATCAGCTTTCCCCCCACACTTACAAACCCTGATTAAATCTCCTCAGTCTAATCTTTGATAAACAAAATAGACTGAGTTTATTTAGCGTATCACTGTAACGCAGGATTTCCAGAACTTGACTCGTTCTAGTTTTTTTCTCTGAACTTTTTTCAATTtatcaatttcattttttaaagtacagACATCAGAAATTGACACGATATTCCAGAAGTGGTCTTACTAATGCTGTAGACAGTGATAATAACACCTCCCTATTTCTGCTTGATATTCCCCTGAAATTACATCACAAGATTTGCATTTGCTCTCTTCCTCGCTGCTTCatactaggagctcatgttcagctgactatATACCATGATCCCTAAATCCTCTTCTGAGCCATTAGCTTCCAGAATACATTCCTCCATCCTGTGTGACCGACAGTCTTGGTTCCTACACGTATTACCCAgcatttagctatattaaaacatATTGTTCCAGCTAGCCCAGTTGTCATGAAAATGAAGATGCATGTGAAATCTTTGAGTTTAagaagcaagcagcaaatataatTAATAAGACTATaactgctttggggcaggggctgtctttttgttctatatttgtacagcacctagcacactgggctCCTGGGTTCATGGCCGGCACTCTGTGATGCtaacaaaatacaaataataatagacaGATGTAGCCAGGAATAAAAAGCTATTTAAGATATATTTAAGATATAGAGCCTACAGATCTCAGGCTTGTAAAGTATTTAGCACAGTCAAATTAGGCCTCAGGATAAATTAACTATATTATAAAGATAAACTAGCATAAATAAGTGAGTAATAAACTTGCTGAGCTTGTGTGGATGTTTGTGATACGCTGCTGTTTTGAAAATAATTGCTGAGTTTGGATCGCAATGGCTGCAGATCAGCAGACAATACAAGATGACCGTTGGTAGGGGGAGTGAAATGTTAGAGACTTAGGTAACCGCCCGTTACTATAGTGGTCATAAGGAGATGTAAATGTTAATGAGCTTAAGGCCAACTACCAAGTTTGACTATGAAATATGGGGCAGTGAAAAGCAGTGGGATGTGGAGGTTCAAATaagcaaagggaattaaaaaccTTCCTGAATACGTATgaaccccagctagggtggccaaatgtcccaattttataggcacagtcccaatatttggggctttttttcttTATATGGGCActtattaccccctacccccatcccgatttttcacactttctactTGATCACCCTAGTGTAAGCTTAACCCTTTATTAAGCTGTGtcccagcctgcctgccttggTGAGGCTGATGATGGTGAGGCTGATGATGGGGCTAATGCTCCAGGTTTTTCCGCAAGGCATGGTGTGAATAATGCCAATACTATACATTCTGTATTGGGCTCTCTCTCCTTTACCAGACTGCAGTGCATGTATTGATGTTCGGCTGGCTAAGAAAAGTAAGAAAAGAGCACGGTGTTGTCCTGGTTGTGTCCAGGGGGCCCCCCTTCTGCTAATAACCTGTCTACTGCAATCATTCTTGGTGCTGAATGTTCACACATTAACCTAGATGTAAACCCTCACCTGGAGGTGGGTAATTGGTTAAAGTAACTCACAACTCTAGACAAGATTACACAGAGTTTAAAAAACACCCTGaacttcccctgcccccaaaagtcAGTTGTCTTCAAATGCTATAAAGTCAGACTTTGGACCCAGTGGTCTTTACTTCGCTGTCTCATTGTGCCTATGAAAATTGCTCAGGTATTGCCCATATTAAGGCTGTGAACACAGATGTCCTAGACTGTGCACAAGCAGCTGAAATGCTGTTTCTGAGTGAGGCTGGAGAATGGCGATACCAAATTGACAGCCTACAAGGCAGTGCCTAATTCTCCGTTCACTCACGCTGGTGCAAAGCACAGGGAGTTATAACACGAGCGCAGaaccagatctcccactgaggaCACTGCTCGGGGTTTATAATCCACCTACCTGCACGTGTGCTTCTCATTAAGGTCGTTAGAAGCCAGAGGGTAAGGAACAGCATTTTAATCCCATTCTAACTTGATGCTCCTTATTCATGTTCGAAAAGGTGAGGCTGTGGCAGATACTGAGGGGCAACCTCCCCACAACATAGTCTAGCCAAAGGCAACAATTTTCTCTGCCTAGAGGTGACCACAATATTCATCATCTGCATGTGACCTCACACAATCTATTCACTGCAGGTGACATCACAATGGGATGCTATGCCTGTCAAGGGGGAATCGAAGGAGTTTTCAGCAGGATAGGGGAAGCTGTAGGGTTGGCAACCAGGTGGCAAACTTCCCAAAGTCTCATAGTTGGTTCAGGCACGGAACAGCTTGGAAATTCACTTCTGGATCCTGATCTCAGTTCCAGCTAGCTCTTGGTGTGTTTGACTCCTCTTCTCTGGTTCAAGTCCGTCTCTAGCAATGGGTGCTGTAGCTTTTCCTCATTCCTgtgccattttctctctctctgtatgttcCCAGCTCTGACTTCCTTGCAACAGTTTTTTTCTTTGCCCATGAGAGGAGCTGATTCATTCTTTCAAACCTTGGAAGGACTTTCTCTCCCCGCTCTAAACTTTCCATGTAGTCTCTGTGGGAAGTGGAAACTTGTTGCTAGGGTAAGTGCTCAATGAGAAATGTGGCCATGGAGATGTCCAAAGAGCCGAACGTCTTCCCCTTGGTTGAATTTCAGGGTAAACACCGCTTATATGGCCAAAGCCATCCCTCATGTCACTCCATTGAGCTGAGTTCAGTGTCCACCAGTGAAGAATTTAGCCCAATTCCCATCTTGCATCTTCAAAAACAGCTGGAAAGTTGCAGGGCCAAAATTTATCCTGAGGGTAACTCCACAGTGAATTCAGTGGAGCTCAATATttttgggtcagatcctcagcttgtgtcaCTTCAATAGAACTATGCTGCTTTACATCATCTGGAGAACCTAACCTCTTAGTTCTATCGCAGCAGCCCCCAAAGGCCCCAGCTCAGATCAGAGCTGAGCCTTGCCATGCTCAGATTTGGACAATCACATATGGAGATAtagtcccagccccaaagaaaTTACAATCTAATTTGAAACAGAGTGAAAAGAGTGAAAAGAAACAGTAGGAGGAAAGTGAGGAGGGAGGACAGGGTACCAGTGTTAAGAGTGTCTGATGACATGGGCCAACAATGAGCAAGGCTCCAAATCATGtaaatggtttttgtttttactctTGAGGATCAAAAATGAAATAAACGCCCCCAGTAAAGAAATCTGCATCCCAACGTGACATGGATCAGAGAATCAGAACCAGGTTCTCCTCTCGCACACAGGTGCAGaccaggagtaattccactgactttatgGCGTTACACTGTGGTAAAAGCCAAAGAATCCGAAAGGAGAATCAGAACTTTCATTCTCCTCTCCTCTTTGCTTCCATTTCACCCCATGCCCAGAAAATCAGAGAAAAGTGCCAGTTTCCTTGACAGTGAACAACAAAACAATTCAATGGTGTGATATTTAACAAAATGCCTTCTGTTACTATAGCAACTGGAAATTCCAAGCAGGATACTGGAGCATATGGGAGCATCTCCAGAAAGAGCTGCACATTACGATCATACCAGAAGCAGTCTCTTTTACGCCCTCGCCCCAGCATAAATGTGATGACAAACAAAAGAAGTGTCCTCTTGCTTTTGAAACTGGACTGAGATGAGCACAGAACCAGGAGCAAGGAGTTCCTGACTGCTAATTCCAGTTCTGGCATAGACACTCCCTATGGGacgttgggcaaatcacttctctCTGTGCCCTAAAGCCCCATCCCCTTCTTTCTCCCATTCTAGatctgtcctgtctatttagattgcaaattcATCAGGACTGGGACTCtctcttactatgtatttgtacagcacctagcacaatagggttccAGGCACCTAGGTGCTATTGTGGTATCAAAAATGTCAGTCATAATTATTTTACAATTCATTCGCTTTTAAAGCCAACCTGAAATCTCCCTCCACTGTACAAGCAGACACAGTAACACAGATGGAACACAAGGTTTTTTTCATTAGCAAGCTGCAACCT includes:
- the LOC127048858 gene encoding serine protease 55-like, giving the protein MLFLTLWLLTTLMRSTRAECGLRPSYKPSMLKESKTVGGKGAVSGEFPWQVSIQTKEKHFCSGSIISSWWILSAAHCFTNELPPDLYVAFGAVDLESHQVEKKKLDRLILHEHFDSMNRDNNIALILLDSPIEFSEQKMPICLPFIHDLQTWKGCWVAGWEAKVAGDKMKLTKRLRKMEIKLISKKQCSEWLPELTENMLCAGSAEGGKDACQEDGGGPLVCTYGDVMKWFALGIVSWGEGCEEKQHPGMYTFIFNYLEWIQAETAREGKPFIPEGLDNITISKRLRSSAWKQPSPPASSLLLFLYFTILLVVIFKS